Part of the Streptomyces sp. WMMC500 genome is shown below.
GCGGAGACGTCGCCGAAGAGCCGGATGCCGGCGGCCCACGCCGGCAGCGGGATCTCCGGCAGCCGCACCAGGATCGTCGAGCCCTCACCGCCGCCGAAGACGAAGCGGAAGAAGACCCGGATGAGCAAGATGAGGGCGCCGAGCCACAGGTAGAGCCGGAACGCCATGGCCCAGGGCGCGTCGGAACGGCGGGCGACGACCACGTGGCAGGCGACCGCGACGACGGTCAGCAGGAGCCACGGGTTCGTCGTCCGGCTCGCCGCCACGGCCAGCCCCAGCGCCCAGATCCACCAGGCGGCCGGGTGCAGGTCGCGGGGGAGGAAGTACGTGCCGAGCACGCCCCGGCGGCTCACCCTTCCCGTGCCCGCCGGCGGCGCCTGGCGGTGACCCACGTCGCCGCCGCCAGGACCACGAGCGCCCCGGCCGCAGCCCAGGGTGCGAGGTCGCTGGCGCCGGACTCCTCGCGGATCGCCTCGGTGACGTCGCGGGCGTCCTCGCCGCCGGTGAACTTCACGTTGTCGCCGGGGTCGCGGGCGGTGCCGTCTTCTGCCGAGGGGCCGGCGCCGTCGCGGGGGCGGGGCGGAGGGAGCGCCTTGCCGTTCTCGTCACGGGCTCCGGTGCCGTCGCCCGTGCCGCCGGGGTCTTCGGCGGAGCCGCCGGGGGCGCCCGCGCCGCCCGGGTCCGTACCGCCGCCGGTGGCGCCGCCCGTACCGCCGTCCGTGCCGCCGCCGCTCGCGCCGCCGTCCGCCGCGGAGCCGCCGGAGCCGCCTGACCCGCCGCCGAGGCCGGGCTGCTGCTCACCGGGGTTGTTCGACTTCGGGGGCGGCTCGTCGGGGGCGTTGCAGGGGCGGTTGCCGGTGCCGGGGCGGACGGCGGCGATGCGCGGCTCGGGGTTGGAGTCGGCGGAGGCGTTGAGGGAGAAGGACCAGCCTTCGAACCCGCCGGGGACGAAGTCGCGGTTCTTCACCCCCCACTGGCTGTACTCCCAGGCGCAGTTGTTGCCCGCGTGCCAGTACGACCAGTAGGCCGCGGCGGGCGGGGTGTCGATGCAGCGCTCGCGGTAGCCCTCGTTGCCCCGGACCGGGATCCCCTCGGTCGCCGACGGGCGGTTCTCGACCCGGCAGATGAACGACTCGCCCCAGCGCTGCACGCCCTCGATCTGGAAGCCGGCGCCCTTCAGCGCGTCGAGCCCGGTCCCCGGGGCGCTGCCCGGGTAGCAGCGGACGATGGTGGTGCCGCCGAGGTCCTGGAAGTCGACGACGACCGTGACGCCGGTGGAGTTCTTGCAGAACCCCGCGTGGCCCTTGCTCTGGTCGACCGCGTGCGCGCCGCCGGGGGCGGCGGCGAGCGCGGCGGCGGTCAGGGCGGTGGCCGCGAGCACGCGGGGGACGCGGTGGCGCCGCGGTCCGGCGTACGCGGGTGCCGGGCCCGGGGGCGTACGAGGTGAGGGCGGAACGGGCGTGCGGGAGTGCGTCATGCGGTCACCGCCTTACGGCTGTCGTTCCTGCGGGTACGGATGCGGTTGAGGTGGCGTACGACGACGTACGCGGCGGCGGCCGTGCCCAGGGCAGCGGCGGTGACGAGCGCGGCCAGGGCCCAGCCGGGCAGGCCGTCGTCGCCCCCGTGCCCCTGTGCCCGCTCGTCGGCCGCGGCCTTCTCGGCGAGCGCGGCGGCGGCCGGCAGCGTCACGGCGGGGGCGACGGGCGAGCCGGGCGCGCTGGTCCAGGAGGCGCCGGCCACCCCGGGGGCGACGGCGGCGCTGGTCCGCGGGTCGCTGCGCCGCTCGCCGGGGGCGGCGGCCATGCCGCCGTCGGCGCGCAGCATCGCGCCGAGGGCGCGGGCGGTGGCGGTGGCGTCGAGGCCGGCCGCCTGCCGGCCGCCGGCGACGAGGGCGCTGAGGACGACGTCGGGGGCGCTGTCGGGGTCGGTGTCCTTGCGGACGAGGCCGTTGTCGCCGGGGGCGGTGTTCAGGGCGGTGGCGGCGGCGGTGAGGGCGTCGAGGCGCTGGGGGGACCAGTCGTCGGGTACGGAGGCGGCGCCGGGCGCGCCGCCGCCGGGGGTGCTGCCATCGGCCGGGCCCTCGCCGGGTGCGCCGCCGCCGGAACCGGCGCCGGACGCCGCGGCACCGTCGCCGCCGTCCGGCGCCGCCGTGCTCTGTGCCCCGTCTGCCCGGTCCGCCGCCGGCTGCCCGGCCGTATTCGACGCCCGCGCGTTCAGCGCCACCGTCGCCGCGGCCGTGGCCGCCAGGTCGCCCGACGCGCAGTCGTCCTCGCCCGGCAGCATCGCCTCGGGGAAGGTCCCGTCCGCGCACTGGTGTTCCGCCAGCACGTCCAGCGCGGCCCCGGCCGCCGCGGCCGAGTCCGGGTCCGCGGCGGTCGCCACGGCCGCCCACGCGTGGCGCTGCGTCGACCCGCTCTTGTCGCCGTGCACGCCGGTGTCGGCGAACCGGCCCTCGTCCGTCCGCAGCTCCGCCAGGTCGGCGTCGAGCCGGCCGGCGGTCGCGGCGGCGTCCGTCGGAGCACCGGCCGGAGCGTCCGTCCCGCCCAGGCGGAAGCCCGCGACGACGCGCAGTTTGGCCAGCGGCTCGGCGTAGGCGGCGGGACCGTCCTCGTACGGAACGCCGTGGGCGTACGCCGCGACGGAGTCCCCGGCGAGCAGGAAGCGCGCCGCCCGCGCCGCCGCCTCCGGCTGCTCGCCGAGCACCAGCAGGGCCAGGACCAGGTCCGCGGTGGCGTCGTAGTCCACGAACCGGCGGCCGTCCTGGGTGACTTCGACGTGGTCGCCGTCGACGAGGCGGTCGGCCAGGTAACGGCCGAGCCGCCCGGCGGGGGTGTCGGGGGCGGGCCGGGAGCTGTCGGCGGCCGGTTCCACGGGGGTGCCGCCGGTGGAGCCGGGGGGCGGTGCGGGGCGGCCGGTGTCGGGGTCGCCGTCGCGGTCCGGGGCGCCGCGGTCGCCGGAGGCGCCGGGGCCGCCGGAGCCGCCGCCGGTGCCACCCTTGCCGCCGGGGGTTCCGCCGCCCCCGGCCGGCGGGTCGTCGGAGCCGCCCGGCCCGCCCGGCCCGTTCGGCCCGCCCGGCTCGTTCGGGTTCCCGGGCTCGTTCGGCTCGTGGGGGTCCCCGCCGCCCGGCGGGGAGTCGCCCTGCGTCAGCTCGTAGAACCCGGTCCGCGCCAGCCCCAGCGACGCCTGCGCGCTGGCTCGTACCCACGTGTCGAGGCCGACGATGCCGCCGGTACGCGCCGCCTCGTACTCGGCCGGCGTGTACGCGATGGCCCCCACGTGCTCACCCAGCACCCCGCCCGCGTCCGCCTCCGTGGCCTGCGCGGACGCGAGGTAGGCCGCGCCCTTCCCGACCGCGGCGCCGGCGCCCCCGGCCTCGGCGAGGGCCTGCACGATCAGCCCCGTGCTGTTGGTGTTCGGCGCCTCGGTGCTCACGCCGCCGCCCCAGCCGCCGCCCGCGTCCTGACGGCCCTTCAGCCACGCGACCGTACGGCCGATGGGTCCTTCGAGCCCGGTGGCGCCGGCCTCCCGGGCGGCGAGCAGGGCGGACAGCGCCAGCCCGGTGGCGTCCCCGTCGGGCGCGGACTGCCCGAACTCCTTGCCCTCGTCGCACGTCGAGAGCTTCCGGCCGTCCTCGGTGACGTGGTCGCCCGTCTCGTCGGTGGGGACGTAGCCGAAGAAGATCCGGAAGTACCCCTCGGAACACTGCTGCGCGAGCAGGGTGTCGAGGGCGAGCCGGTCGTTCTCGTCCACCCCCGCGAGACCGATGACGGCGAGGGCCTGCCCGAACATGTTGGCGTTGTTGCTGACGAAGTCGGCGAGGTCGGGGTCCTTGGAGTAGTCGCTGACCCGGCCCTTGTCCGGGCCCGAGCGCATGATGGCGCCCTGGGTCTCGGCGACCATGTCGTAGCCGCCGAAGTCCCGCGGGTCGCGGCCCGACACCTCGGCGGCGACGAGGGTCTTGGCCGCGGCGCCGCCGGTGATCACGGCGTCGTAGCCCTGGTCGGGCACCAGGCCGTCCCAGGTGAAGTAGTCGCTCGCGTGCTTGCCCTCGTCCAGGTACGCGGCGACGGGCTCGGCCAGCTCGCCGTCGCCGGAGGCGTGCAGCGCGAAGAGGACGTCGATCATCAGGCCGTGGTCGGGGAGGGCCCCGCCCAGCGGGTTGCGGATCGTGCCGTCGTCGGCGAGCTGCGCCTCCAGCCAGCGGGAGGCGGAGCGGGCCGCGGCGAGATCGGCGGCGGCGTCGGCCCGCGCGGGCGGCGGCGGGACGCCGACGGCGAGCGTTCCGGCGGTGAGTACGGCGCAGAGCGCGCCGGCGGCGGCGCGCACGCGGGTGCGTACCGGCCGGTCAGACGACGGACGCACGCTGCGCCACCCCCAGTCCGGAGCGAGCGGAGGGGAGCACACCGTTTGCGGCACCCGACGTCACCCCTGCACATTCGCGACAGTGGTTCGACATCACCGCCCGTGTGGTGGACCCGACTTGTCACCTCGGTGACCTACGGTTGCGCGACAGTGCCGGACTTCGACCGGCTTCCCCGACGCGGGCGGCATGTATGAAGTTGTCAGTATTCGAACGGACGGAGCATAGCACCGGCCCCGAGCAGCGCGGTACGGCGCACAACGGGGCGCGGGGTCGGCCCTGTCGGGCGTGGATCCCGCCGCCCTGCGGGGTCACGCGGCCGTCGTCACCCGCCGTGCCTCGGCCCGGCCGACCGGCTCTCCCGCCGTCACCCCGTGCAGGACGTGCGCCAGTACCTCCGCTCCGCGTACGACGCGTGGCCCGGGGCGGTTGAAGTACGCGGGGCCGTCGAGCACCCAGACCTCGCCCGCGCGTACGGCGGGCAGGTCGTGCCAGCCGGGCAGGCCGGTGAGTGCGGCTTCCCACTCGCGCATTGTGCGCGCGGGCGGGAAGCCGCAGGGCAGCAGGAGGAGGACGTCCGGGCGGGCGGCCCGTAGCGCCTCCCACTCCATGGGCTTCGTGTGCTCGCCCGCCGCCGCCAGCAGGGGCTCGCCGCCCGCGTGGCGGATCTGCTCCGGCACCCAGTGGCCGGCGGGCCACAGCGGGTCGAGCCACTCGATCGCCGCCACGCGGGGGCGCGTGTGGCCCCGGGCGGCCGTGGTCAGCCGCTCGACGTCCGCCAGCCGGGCCCGCAGCTCCGCGCACCGCCGCTCGGCGACGTCCCGTGCGCCGAGGGTCTCCCCGACGCGCAGGAGGCAGTCCAGCACGTCGTCCAGGGTGTGCGGCTCCAGGCTGAGCACCCGCGGTCCCGCGCCGGCCAGCATCCGCACCGTCCGCGACACGGCCTCGTACGACACGGCGCACACGTCGCACAGGTCCTGGGTGAGCACCACCTCGGGGGCGAGGGCGGCCAGCGCGTCGGTGTCCAGGGTGTACAGGGACGAGCCCCGGTGTGCGGCCCCGCCGACGGCGGTGGAGATCTCCCGGCTGCTCATCGCGTCGGCGTCGAAGCCGGCGGCGGTGACGACGGGGACGCCGGCGACGGCCTCGGGCGGCCAGTCGCATTCGTGCGTACGGCCCACGAGGGCACCGGCCAGGCCGAGTTCGGCGACGATGTCGGTGGCGGCGGGCAGCAGCGAGACGATGCGCATGCGGAGAAGCGTAGGCGGACGAGCGTGGGCGGGCGGTCTGGCGGCGTCGGCGTACGGGCTCGTAGACTACGCGCGGTCCGCCCGCCCGGCGGACCGACAACTGAAGGCGTTCGCGACTGGGGAAAGCCGGTGAGAGACCGGCGCTGACCTGCAACCGTGAGCGGCAGCGGGGCACTTGCCCGCACTGCCGCGAGCCGGACCGCCCACCGCGCGCGTGCACTGCTTCTCACTGTCACGGTCCGCAGCGTGGAGCCCCGAGTCGCCGCCCGGCACTCCCGGCCCCTGCCGCATCCCTACGGATGCCGGGGGTCTTCGTATCGGCGGCGGTGCTGCGGGCCCGGGTGCCGGCCGGGGAAGGAAGGCACCTCGTGAGGGACCGCGCGAGAGGGACGAGACGGGCGAGACGGGAGAGACGGGCGGGGCTGCCGGCGGCCAGACGGCCGGCGGCCGGGCTGCCGGCAGGGGCGCTGCCCGCGCTGGCGGTGGCCGGTTCCCTCCTCCTGGCGGCACTCCTGGCGGCGCCCGCGGGCGCACGCGCGGACTCCACCCCGTCGGACGCCCCACCCTCCACCCCCGCACTCGCCCCCACCGCACTCGCCTCGCCGGCGAAGGCCGCCGCCACCTGGATGGCCGGCAAACTCACCGACGGCACGCACGCCTCCGGCGACCACGGCCTGACCGCCGACGTCGTCCTCGCCCTGGCGGCGACCGGCACGGGGGGCACGACGGCGGACAAGGCCACCGACTGGCTGGAGGACGACGTCGAGGCGTACGTCGAACGCGGCGGCCCGGGCACGGTCTTCGCCGGCGGCGCGGCCAAACTCGCGCTCGTGGCCGACGTCCAGGGCCGCGACCCCGGCGACTTCGGCGGGCTCGACCTCACCGGGAAGCTGGTCGGCCGGATGCAGGCGGACGGGCGCTTCACCGACGCCGCCCCGAGCGGCGACATGTCGAACCAGTTCACCCAGTCGCTGGCGGTCCTCGCCCTGGCCCGTACCGGCGACCTGCCGGACAAGGCGGTCGACTTCCTCGCCGCCTCCCGGTGCGCGGACGGCGGCTACCCGCTGGTGTTCCGCCCGGACCCGACGCGGTGCAAGTCGCACACCGACTCCACGGGCCTGGCCGTACAGGCGCTGCTGGGCGCGGGCCGTACGGCCGACGC
Proteins encoded:
- a CDS encoding cobalamin-binding protein, producing MRIVSLLPAATDIVAELGLAGALVGRTHECDWPPEAVAGVPVVTAAGFDADAMSSREISTAVGGAAHRGSSLYTLDTDALAALAPEVVLTQDLCDVCAVSYEAVSRTVRMLAGAGPRVLSLEPHTLDDVLDCLLRVGETLGARDVAERRCAELRARLADVERLTTAARGHTRPRVAAIEWLDPLWPAGHWVPEQIRHAGGEPLLAAAGEHTKPMEWEALRAARPDVLLLLPCGFPPARTMREWEAALTGLPGWHDLPAVRAGEVWVLDGPAYFNRPGPRVVRGAEVLAHVLHGVTAGEPVGRAEARRVTTAA
- a CDS encoding prenyltransferase/squalene oxidase repeat-containing protein → MRDRARGTRRARRERRAGLPAARRPAAGLPAGALPALAVAGSLLLAALLAAPAGARADSTPSDAPPSTPALAPTALASPAKAAATWMAGKLTDGTHASGDHGLTADVVLALAATGTGGTTADKATDWLEDDVEAYVERGGPGTVFAGGAAKLALVADVQGRDPGDFGGLDLTGKLVGRMQADGRFTDAAPSGDMSNQFTQSLAVLALARTGDLPDKAVDFLAASRCADGGYPLVFRPDPTRCKSHTDSTGLAVQALLGAGRTADAEPALDWLEAQQLDDGSFRDNGFGTPPGNSNSTALDVQALAAGGRTEAAAEGVAWLKSRQVGCDAPAADRGAVGYAEPVADGTALRATAQAVPALAGKSLTELDGTAATPGLPAIDCSPPGGGSDGGGTGGGDAGGTDGGTDGGTDAGGSTGTTGGGSDSGGSSGSGGSGATGSSGTSGASGSSGDATGTATGGSSGATGHTPDSVGGTGGGLASTGTPALLLAAGAAALLAAGSIAVVLTRPRRTHP